One Elgaria multicarinata webbii isolate HBS135686 ecotype San Diego chromosome 6, rElgMul1.1.pri, whole genome shotgun sequence DNA segment encodes these proteins:
- the SLF1 gene encoding SMC5-SMC6 complex localization factor protein 1 isoform X1, translating into MESGNQKPRIQLTGFKNQEKKTLVELLQKLGCVFFDTEQYRNCTHLIAKRPCKSEKFLAACAAGKWILTKDYIINSAESGRWLDETTYEWGYKIEKGSHYSPQMQSAPKRWREELTHSGAAGAFHRWKVVLLVIGGDKRKDSFIRILEAGKANIYTTLSAPKDITHVLTNNSALSEESEKHLFGAPYYPVRYLGNYLLENEIKSDIEKCQGNNLKAEQESREMMANVHLGEMRSTLVKHIYFQQAMLSKYTQIDQMNECRKEVKSSRRPEGNNSILEELIDDHLFPIAITEFLSGKDLIPPAKLLHSLVEHILQECSDPTLPVQFFHIMYALLQHNPPWKSPFMLRYYLDVLQCPVCMRGTWPLIEMLVRSCLYCDDICHSVPAPETTNEEKTFHKSLLLFIMNLFQAEVLALTRSLYEGVDSQHLQPMPKTVLLKTFWLGTESDLFTKRINILVDWVIKSYREKYKTTDVFKHEVAELLNGILGAVVEYWILSGFIIDRNMLHPVADDLASYIAISCDDFSAEELKHFISSIPSLWLEMFVAEAVLKKLYFHTSTVVSSELLSLQKMVCSYLPALQVGMRETGKMQKAKKKKIGQWPCPESQRALLMLNGDKQNQAEVLPDVPIQTAGNAARVPRMLENKNKENCLSSSTKQKNLLKVNLKGETALHIACKGNNVKKLIHLLSLPGMDINVKDYAGWTPLHEACNHGSTVCVHEILQHCPEVNLFSQVDGVTPLHDALSNGHVEIAELLLQHGGPVLLQRKDSEGNLPLDLVKCETTKQRLLHAAKLEDTVEDFQAQVENNFYNKTEIWITLFCKMLLNFCSVYNLFRPLSVTLKKLGCSNPFLVSDDCCKFNTSSSSHWFIDLYSRELETFKDLPEYLQKTIEDLKNGPEQQKQAFAATLQQISMTVQMSSLYLGNKLPN; encoded by the exons GAAAGTGGATACTAACTAAGGACTACATAATTAATAGTGCCGAAAGTGGCAGATGGCTTGATGAAACAACTTACGAATGGGGATATAAAATTGAAAAAGGCTCCCATTATTCACCTCAAATGCAATCTGCACCTAAAAGATGGCGCGAAGAACTGACACACTCTGGTGCTGCAGGGGCCTTCCACAGATGGAAAGTTGTTCTCCTTGTTATAGGAGGTGATAAACGAAAGGATTCTTTCATAAG AATTCTAGAAGCAGGAAAAGCAAATATATACACAACATTAAGTGCACCAAAGGATATTACTCATGTGTTAACTAATAATTCAGCATTAAGTGAAGAAAGTGAGAAACATCTCTTTGGAGCACCATACTATCCAGTTCGTTATTTAGGGAATTATCTCTTAGAG AATGAAATTAAAAGTGATATTGAAAAATGCCAGGGAAACAATCTTAAAGCTGAACAAGAATCGAGAGAGATGATGGCCAACGTGCATCTTGGTGAAATGAGAAGTACACTAGTAAAGCATATTTATTTTCAACAG GCTATGCTAAGCAAATATACTCAAATAGACCAAATGAATGAGTGCAGAAAAGAG GTGAAAAGTAGTCGTCGTCCTGAAGGAAACAACAGTATACTTGAAGAACTAATAGATGATCACTTATTTCCGATTGCAATTACAGAATTTCTCTCTGGGAAAGATCTAATTCCTCCTGCTAAACTTCTTCACTCTCTTGTAGAGCACATACTACAG GAATGTTCAGACCCTACACTTCCTGTTCAGTTTTTTCACATCATGTATGCTCTACTCCAACATAATCCTCCTTGGAAATCACCTTTCATGTTAAGATACTACCTGGATGTTCTTCAGTGTCCTGTTTGCATGAGAGGAACATGGCCTCTGATTGAGATGCTTGTGAG ATCCTGCCTTTACTGTGATGATATTTGTCATTCGGTCCCTGCTCCAGAAAccacaaatgaagaaaaaacatttCACAAAAGTCTGCTATTGTTTATCATGAATTTGTTCCAAGCtgaagtgctggcattaacaagAAG TTTATATGAAGGAGTTGATTCACAACATCTGCAACCTATGCCAAAGACAGTTCTTCTGAAGACCTTCTGGTTAGGAACTGAATCAGATCTTTTCACCAAACGGATAAATATTCTAGTTGACTGGGTCATAAAATCCTACAGAGAAAAGTACAAGACAACTGAT GTTTTCAAGCATGAGGTAGCAGAGCTACTAAATGGAATCTTGGGAGCTGTGGTAGAATACTGGATCCTTTCAGGGTTCATAATTGACAGGAATATGTTGCATCCTGTAGCTGATGATCTTGCATCTTACATTGCCATTTCATGTGATG ATTTTTCAGCAGAGgaattaaaacatttcatttcTTCCATTCCATCTCTGTGGCTTGAAATGTTTGTTGCAGAAGCAgtcttaaaaaaattatatttccaTACCAGCACTGTTGTTTCTTCTGAACTGCTCTCTCTCCAAAAAATG GTTTGTTCCTATCTGCCTGCTTTACAAGTAGGGATGCGTGAGACAGGgaagatgcagaaagcaaagaaaaagaaaatagggCAATGGCCTTGCCCTGAGTCTCAAAGGGCATTACTGATGCTAAATGGTGATAAGCAGAACCAAGCCGAAGTGCTGCCTGATGTACC TATACAAACCGCTGGAAACGCTGCGCGTGTTCCAAGGAtgttagaaaacaaaaacaaagaaaattgcCTTTCTTCATCAACTAAACAGAAGAATTTGTTGAAGGTTAATCTTAAAG GAGAGACAGCTCTGCATATTGCTTGCAAAGGCAACAATGTGAAGAAATTGATTCATCTTCTGTCTCTACCAGGAATGGATATTAATGTTAAAG ACTATGCTGGTTGGACGCCTTTGCATGAAGCCTGTAACCATGGTAGCACAGTGTGTGTCCATGAAATTTTGCAACATTGTCCAGAGGTAAACCTGTTCAGTCAAGTGGATGGGGTAACTCCCTTGCATGATGCACTGTCAAACGGACATGTAGAAATTGCTGAGCTTCTTCTTCAGCATGGGG GACCAGTATTGCTACAACGAAAAGATTCAGAGGGAAATCTGCCACTTGATCTGGTAAAATGTGAAACAACTAAGCAACGTCTTTTGCATGCTGCTAAGTTAGAAGATACAGTTGAAGACTTTCAAGCTCAAGTGGAAAACAATTTTTATAATAAGACAGAAATTTGGATCACCTTATTTTGCAAGATGTTGCTAAACTTTTGTTCTGTATATAACTTATTTAGACCTCTTTCTGTAACATTGAAAAAGTTAGGCTGCTCAAATCCATTCCTAGTGTCAGATGATTGTTGTAAATTTAATACTAGCTCTTCTAGCCATTGGTTTATAGATCTTTATTCTAGAGAGCTTGAAACCTTTAAAGATCTCCCAGAGTATCTTCAGAAAACCATTGAGGATCTTAAAAATGGCCCAGAACAACAGAAACAAGCTTTTGCAGCAACACTACAACAAATTTCAATGACTGTTCAGATGTCTAGCTTGTATTTGGGCAACAAACTTCCAAACTAG
- the SLF1 gene encoding SMC5-SMC6 complex localization factor protein 1 isoform X2, with protein MESGNQKPRIQLTGFKNQEKKTLVELLQKLGCVFFDTEQYRNCTHLIAKRPCKSEKFLAACAAGKWILTKDYIINSAESGRWLDETTYEWGYKIEKGSHYSPQMQSAPKRWREELTHSGAAGAFHRWKVVLLVIGGDKRKDSFIRILEAGKANIYTTLSAPKDITHVLTNNSALSEESEKHLFGAPYYPVRYLGNYLLENEIKSDIEKCQGNNLKAEQESREMMANVHLGEMRSTLVKHIYFQQAMLSKYTQIDQMNECRKEVKSSRRPEGNNSILEELIDDHLFPIAITEFLSGKDLIPPAKLLHSLVEHILQECSDPTLPVQFFHIMYALLQHNPPWKSPFMLRYYLDVLQCPVCMRGTWPLIEMLVRSCLYCDDICHSVPAPETTNEEKTFHKSLLLFIMNLFQAEVLALTRSLYEGVDSQHLQPMPKTVLLKTFWLGTESDLFTKRINILVDWVIKSYREKYKTTDVFKHEVAELLNGILGAVVEYWILSGFIIDRNMLHPVADDLASYIAISCDDFSAEELKHFISSIPSLWLEMFVAEAVLKKLYFHTSTVVSSELLSLQKMVCSYLPALQVGMRETGKMQKAKKKKIGQWPCPESQRALLMLNGDKQNQAEVLPDVPIQTAGNAARVPRMLENKNKENCLSSSTKQKNLLKVNLKGETALHIACKGNNVKKLIHLLSLPGMDINVKDYAGWTPLHEACNHGSTVCVHEILQHCPEVNLFSQVDGVTPLHDALSNGHVEIAELLLQHGDLYSCYDHSVVYSKQMFCA; from the exons GAAAGTGGATACTAACTAAGGACTACATAATTAATAGTGCCGAAAGTGGCAGATGGCTTGATGAAACAACTTACGAATGGGGATATAAAATTGAAAAAGGCTCCCATTATTCACCTCAAATGCAATCTGCACCTAAAAGATGGCGCGAAGAACTGACACACTCTGGTGCTGCAGGGGCCTTCCACAGATGGAAAGTTGTTCTCCTTGTTATAGGAGGTGATAAACGAAAGGATTCTTTCATAAG AATTCTAGAAGCAGGAAAAGCAAATATATACACAACATTAAGTGCACCAAAGGATATTACTCATGTGTTAACTAATAATTCAGCATTAAGTGAAGAAAGTGAGAAACATCTCTTTGGAGCACCATACTATCCAGTTCGTTATTTAGGGAATTATCTCTTAGAG AATGAAATTAAAAGTGATATTGAAAAATGCCAGGGAAACAATCTTAAAGCTGAACAAGAATCGAGAGAGATGATGGCCAACGTGCATCTTGGTGAAATGAGAAGTACACTAGTAAAGCATATTTATTTTCAACAG GCTATGCTAAGCAAATATACTCAAATAGACCAAATGAATGAGTGCAGAAAAGAG GTGAAAAGTAGTCGTCGTCCTGAAGGAAACAACAGTATACTTGAAGAACTAATAGATGATCACTTATTTCCGATTGCAATTACAGAATTTCTCTCTGGGAAAGATCTAATTCCTCCTGCTAAACTTCTTCACTCTCTTGTAGAGCACATACTACAG GAATGTTCAGACCCTACACTTCCTGTTCAGTTTTTTCACATCATGTATGCTCTACTCCAACATAATCCTCCTTGGAAATCACCTTTCATGTTAAGATACTACCTGGATGTTCTTCAGTGTCCTGTTTGCATGAGAGGAACATGGCCTCTGATTGAGATGCTTGTGAG ATCCTGCCTTTACTGTGATGATATTTGTCATTCGGTCCCTGCTCCAGAAAccacaaatgaagaaaaaacatttCACAAAAGTCTGCTATTGTTTATCATGAATTTGTTCCAAGCtgaagtgctggcattaacaagAAG TTTATATGAAGGAGTTGATTCACAACATCTGCAACCTATGCCAAAGACAGTTCTTCTGAAGACCTTCTGGTTAGGAACTGAATCAGATCTTTTCACCAAACGGATAAATATTCTAGTTGACTGGGTCATAAAATCCTACAGAGAAAAGTACAAGACAACTGAT GTTTTCAAGCATGAGGTAGCAGAGCTACTAAATGGAATCTTGGGAGCTGTGGTAGAATACTGGATCCTTTCAGGGTTCATAATTGACAGGAATATGTTGCATCCTGTAGCTGATGATCTTGCATCTTACATTGCCATTTCATGTGATG ATTTTTCAGCAGAGgaattaaaacatttcatttcTTCCATTCCATCTCTGTGGCTTGAAATGTTTGTTGCAGAAGCAgtcttaaaaaaattatatttccaTACCAGCACTGTTGTTTCTTCTGAACTGCTCTCTCTCCAAAAAATG GTTTGTTCCTATCTGCCTGCTTTACAAGTAGGGATGCGTGAGACAGGgaagatgcagaaagcaaagaaaaagaaaatagggCAATGGCCTTGCCCTGAGTCTCAAAGGGCATTACTGATGCTAAATGGTGATAAGCAGAACCAAGCCGAAGTGCTGCCTGATGTACC TATACAAACCGCTGGAAACGCTGCGCGTGTTCCAAGGAtgttagaaaacaaaaacaaagaaaattgcCTTTCTTCATCAACTAAACAGAAGAATTTGTTGAAGGTTAATCTTAAAG GAGAGACAGCTCTGCATATTGCTTGCAAAGGCAACAATGTGAAGAAATTGATTCATCTTCTGTCTCTACCAGGAATGGATATTAATGTTAAAG ACTATGCTGGTTGGACGCCTTTGCATGAAGCCTGTAACCATGGTAGCACAGTGTGTGTCCATGAAATTTTGCAACATTGTCCAGAGGTAAACCTGTTCAGTCAAGTGGATGGGGTAACTCCCTTGCATGATGCACTGTCAAACGGACATGTAGAAATTGCTGAGCTTCTTCTTCAGCATGGGG ATTTGTATAGCTGTTATGACCATTCTGTTGTATACAGTAAACAAATGTTCTGTGCTTAG